AGGCGTCGGGTCTCGTTTCGCCACCCGTCCGCGTAGGTGTTGGTGTCGTAGGTCAGTCTGATCGTGCCGTCGGGGCCGGTCACGAACCAGGCATTGCCGGATTGGGGCCAGGCGGCCGACCAGTCCCCGGTGGTGATCTTGTATTCGTGCCGCTCGTTGGCTCCGAGCGTCAGGTCCAGCGACCAGATCCCGCCGCCCAAGTCGGTCATCAGATTTCCGGCGGGATTCCAGCCGTTGAACGTGCCCGCCACGTAAAATGCTCCGGCCGATGGCGCCAGCAGCACAGCGGCGGCAAGCGCTAAAGCCAGTGTCTTCATCTTCGTCCCTCCTGTCACAGAATAGTCATCCCCGCACCGGGGTTTCGCCTCTCATATTCCGGGAGCGCGCCCGGCTGGGGGGGGGCGCGGATAACCCGTCGCATATCACGGAAGCCTCCCGGAAGCTGATACAATGCTAAAGGGCTGCAGGGATCCTGTCAATTGTGCGGGGATGAAACCGGTATAATTGCCAGAGGAAGCAGGCCTGGAAGCAGGAGGAAGAGCCGATGACGGGAAGTGGCGCCGGTAGAAAAGAGGAACACGACTTTCTGGACTGGCTGAAGGGTTGGAAGCAGGGGCTTCCAGCACTCTCCCTGGCCGATGTGCTCCAGGAGAACGGCGGACCGGAGCAGGCAGCCGTCCTGTGTGTGGACATGGTGAATGGCTTCGCGCACGAGGGGCCGCTGGCCAGCCCGCGGGTCCGGGCCATAATCCCTGCAGTGACGGCGCTGTTCCAGCGTGCCCACCAGCACGGCATCAGGCGCTTCATCTTGCCGCAGGACAACCACCCACCTGACTCGCCGGAGTTCGGCTGCTGGCCTGCGCACTGCTTGGCGGGCACGTCCGAGTCCGAGACCATCCCGGAGCTGACCGGCCTGTCGTTCTCCGGCCTGTACCGCGTCGTTCCCAAGCGCTCCATCAGCAGCGGAATCGGGACGGATCTTGAAGATGCCCTGGGTCCAGAACCTCTGCGGCTGGCCATCTGCGTTGGTGACTGCACTGATCTTTGCCTGTATCAGCTGGCCATGCATCTCCGGCTACGGGCCAATGCGAAGGGCGAGAGTTTACGCGTCATCGTGCCCGAGGACTGCGTGCAGACCTACGACCTGCCCATCGCCGTGGCGACCGGCATCGGAGCGATGCCGCACCCCGGCGACTTGCTGCACGACCTGTTCCTGTATCACATGGCTCTGAACGGGGTGGAGGTCTGCCGGCGACTGGACTGAATGCACTTGCCGTCGAGCGGGGCGCTTTACCGGCTCAGGGCCTGCAGACGACGCGAGTGGGCGTGGCAGATGGCGATGGCCACCGCATCCGCCACATCGTCAGGGCGGGGGGGAGTGGAGAGCCCCAGCAGGCGTGCAACCATGAATTGCACCTGGCGCTTGTCGGCGTTGCCTTCGCCCGTCACCGCCAGCTTAACCTGCGGTGGAGTATATTCCACCACCTCCAGCCCGCTTGAGGCTGCGGCCAGCAGAATGACTCCCGAAGCCTGCCCCACCTGGATGGCGGTCGTCTGATTGCGGGCGAAGAATAGGCGTTCCACTGCCACCACGTGGGGCTTCCAATGCCGGATCAGTTCGAGCGCGCCTTCGTAGATCTGTCTGAGCCGCACGGCTGCGGCAAGGCCGGCTGGCGTGGTGAGAGCTCCGCATCCTCCCAGCGAGAGGCAGTCCCCGGCTGCGCGAAGTACCGCCCAGCCCACGATTGCCGTTCCGGGATCGAACGCTAGAATCGTCTCTGTTCGCCGGACGTCCCCTGTGCGGATGTCGCCCATCACTTCACCGCCCGGCAGTATAGCATCCTTGCCGTCCACGTGCCCGGAGTTGTCGGCTGCCACAGTTCGATCTGCGCGCTTCGCGGCAAGACACCTAGTCCGCCGGGGCACGGCCGTTGTCTCAAATAGCAGCCTTTTCCCCTACGGTGGTTGAGCCGTCCGGCGCAGCCGGACGAGTCGAAACTAACTCCTGTAGTAAGTGGTCTCGATACGCGCGGATGCCGCCGCGCTACTCGACCGGCGTAGGAAAGAGGGTTCAAATCTCTTTTGGAGAACTCCGTGCCCCTACGCTCTTCCTGATGGTGGCTGGGGAAACGGGCTGGGAGTGGGCACAACAGATCGCAAAAAACGATGGAATATTGCCGGAGCGGCGTCGTCTTCAAGTCGAGAAAAACGACTTCCTCCCGCATAGGGCGGGAGATGGAAGGGAGAACCGGAGATGAAATCAGTTGTCGCTCTCCTGACCGCAGCTCTGATGCTGGCGGTGCTGGCGGGAGCCGCGTCCGCGGTCTCCGTGGCAGATGAGCCAAACACGGCGTTTTACGCAGCGGCGAACGGCCGTGGCGCGGGGGACTGCACCGGTCCCATCGGTGGCGGCGGCAAGAATCCGGCCCCGGGCAAGCGCTCCGTTCAGGATGACGCCTTTGCGCCGGTAGGAAAGGGAAGAGGCCCCGGCGATGGCACGGGTCCGAACAGTGACTGCATCGGCAAGAATCCTGCCCCTGGGAAGCGGTCTGTTCAGGATGGCGTGTTCGTGGCTGTGGGCAAGGGCCGTGGCGCGGGGGACTGCACCGGTCCCATCGGTGGCGGCGGCAAGAATCCGGCCCCGGGCAAGCGCTCCGTGGAGGTCGATCGCTTTGAGATGACCGGCTACGGCAGGGGCCCGGGCGATGGTACCGGCCCGATTGGCGGCACCTGCCCGAATCCCAACCCCGGCCCTCGCGGTCCCGGTGGCGGAAAACGCCAGGGGCAGTGATCTGAAACAGAACTAGGGGAACAATCCCCTCCGGCCCGGTGCAAGCCGGGCCGGTTTTTTTGTCGCTCCGTTCCCACCAGGCATTCGAACCGGATATTGAAGACTGGTTCGGGCGACAGCGTGCGGAAAGTCCGCGCCGATGGTGTTGAGCCGTCCGCCGCGGGCGGACGGCTCAAAAATTGAAGCGTGGTCTTCAGGCGGGCACGCTGCTCTTCTTGCGCTCCCAGATCAAGATGCACGGGCGCATCTTATCCACCTGATGACCTGCGCGCACCACGTATCCTGCGCGGTCTCCGTGCATCCGGTAGACCCCGATGCAGTCGATCCCCTTGTAAGGACACTTCCGGGTGTTGACCTTGGGATTGGCCAGGCAGGGCATGCGGCATCCGTGGAGGTCGAAGACGGCTTCCACATCCAGCTTCACGTCGCCCTTCCAGTTCTGAAGGGTCTCCTCCAGAACCGCCTTCATCAGGGCTTCGTGCTCGTAGCCCTCCTCCACTCCGCTGTCGTCCACCACCAGGGTCAGATCCACGTCGGAATCAGGACGGCAGCCTCCCCGCAACCCGCGGGACCCGTGCAGGATGATCCGCTTCACCCGCGGATCTACCACCAGATGCCCTCTCCGCAGCAGCTCGCACGTCTGCGGGAGCGCGCTTGCGAAATCGCTCTCGAACTGAGTCACGTCAACCATGGCGCCCCTTGTCCTCCGCTCCGGCGGAATAACCGGATCGTGCGCCCCTCCGCCGAAGCCCATCGCATCTGCGATACCACTCAAGCGGCAGTCTCGGGACAGCCCCGAAAGCTTCCACTGCCAGCGCTCCGCCCTTCTCTCAACGAGCGGATCAACCAGTCGGGGGATGCCGGGTTCTCACGACCCGGCAGGAATGCTTCTCTCTATTAACATTTTATTGTAGCACGTTTCACAATAGCGGGGAGGAATTCCTTCTTTTTCATGCCCCCTCCTTCAGAAAAGTAAGGCGGACGCTTCCGGGAAGAAGCGTCCGCCTCGCAACCTCTGCCGGGAAAGCCGGAATGCCTACTGGGCCGCCACGGCTCTTGCTACCAGTGGTTGCCCTTCCCCCAGATTCGGCCCAATGGCCCACACGGTCGAGCCGGGCTTGATGTCCGCCAGCTTCGTCCGCTGGCCTCCCTTGACGATGTCTGTGTTGTCAGCCAGCACCACCTCTTTCGGCCGCGGCGACCCGAGCGCCCGTTCCGGTTGACCGCCCAACTGAACCGCCGTAACGCTCATCCGCAGCTTCAGCTTTGCCGCGTCCACCACTGTTACGGTCCCCTTCACAAGGATCTCGCCCGTCTCCGGGGTCAAGGACACATCTTGCGGTGCGGACGGAGCTGCCGGAGCGGGAGCGCTGGTGCCGGGTGCCGGCGTCGCGGGAGCGCCAGGTGCGGGAGGAGGTTGTCCGGTCGCGCTATCCGCTGCACCGGGACCTCCCACGGTCCCTCCAGGCGCTCCAGGGGGCGGCGGAACCTCAGGCACATCCGGAGCCCCCACGGGCATGCCCCCTGTCGGCGTCGATGCCGGAGGCGGGGGCGCTTCGCTGAACAACATAGGCCTGAGCACCATAAAAAACAGCAACACCAGCGCCACCACCAGCAAACCGATGGCCGCTGGCAGCGGAATGGAGCTTTTTTGTGTTCCGGCTCCCGCGCTTTTGGTTCCGGAATCCGCGTTCCCTTTCTTGAAAAGCATGGTTCTCCCTCTATCGGAGGCCAGCAAGCCGGCCGGCCTTGTGGACGATCAGGTGTATTTCTCGCGCACCACGGCGCTCGCCCAGTCCATAAGGATGACCGCAATAGAGATGAGCCAGATGGCCGTGCCCGCCTGCCGCCACTGTAGCGTATTGATGTATTGATAAAGCGTGTATCCGATGCCGCCTCCACCCACCAGCCCGATGACCGTGGCCATCCTGACATTGATATCCCAGCGATACATGGTGAACGCAATGAACTGCGGCGTCACTTGCGGCAACACGCCGTATATCACTTTCTGCAGCCAGGTGGCGCCGGTCGCTGTGATGGCCTCCACCGGCCCCGGATCTATGTCCTCGATCGCTTCGGAGTAAAGCTTGCCCTGCGCTCCAATCCCGTGGATGGCCAGCGCCAGCACTCCTGCGAACGGCCCAATGCCCACCGCCACCGTCATCATCACAGCGATGATGATCACCTCGATGGAGCGCAATAGGTTCATTATGGAGCGCGATACTCCATACAGAGAGCGCGTCAGCCAGTTCCCAGAGGTCAGGTTGCGCGCCCCCAGCACGGATAGCACCAACGTTACAGGAATGGGAAGGACCGTTCCGATAAGCGCCATGTAGAGCGTGTCCACAATCAGCTTCAGGCTGTGGGTGAGGGTGGGGCTGGGTCTGCCGTCCTGCCATAGATCAGGTTGCAGAAGCCCCGACACGATGTGGCCCATCTTGGGGAGACCCACGATCAGCTCGCCCACATTCACCTGCGTGATGTGCCAGCCCGCGGCGAAGTTCACAGCGGCCGTCAGGATGATGGGCCAGGCCAGAGACCGTGTCCGGCCGGCCGCATACCAGAAGGCATCCACAACGTTCCACAGCCACAGCACTCCCACCCACGGCAGAAACGACTGCGCCGAAGGCGGCTTGCTTCCGGTGGCGTAGAATACGGCCGCCTGGGCGCCCACCCACACCAACCAGGCGATGCCCCTGCCTGTCCCGCCGGCATAAATGTGCCCCGCGCCGGGTACGATGGACAATAACGCGGCCAGCACGGGCTTGCCCCTGAGCTGCGCCGGCTCCGGAACCGGGTTGTCCTTGCCTGTCATCGTGCTAATGGATCTCCAGCTCTTCCGCATCCTGGCCGTATATGGCCTTGAAGCGGTTCTCGTCTATCTCCTCCGGCAGCCCGTCGAACACCAGTTCTCCGCCTTTCAACGCGATGACCCGTGTCGCGTAGCGCCGCGCGAGCGAAAGCACGTGGAGGTTACACAGCACGGTCAGGCCGTCCTGCCGGTTGACCTCCTCCAGGTAGCGAAGCACGGAGTGCGATGTTGCGGGGTCCAGGCTAGCCACCGGCTCATCGGCAAGGATATAGCGGGGACGTTGCATCAGAGCGCGCGCGATAGCCACCCGCTGCTGCTGGCCGCCGGACAGTTCGCCCGCCTTCTGATGCGCCTTGTCCGCAATGCCCACCCGCTCCAGGTTGGCCATGGCGTCACGGTAGTCCTCGGGCCGGAAGCGGTTTACCAGGGACCAGAGGGGAGGCGTGGTTCCCAGACGGCCGGTCAGTACGTTGGTGAGCACCGTTGCGCGCTTCACCAGATTGAACTGCTGGAAGATCATCCCGGTCATGCAGCGCACCCGCCGGAGCGTATCCGGCGGCGCACTGGTGACATCGATGCCGTCCAGTACCACGCGGCCGGATGTCGGCTCCACCAGCCGGTTGATGCACCGCAACAGCGTGCTCTTGCCCGCTCCCGATAGCCCGATGATGCTGACGAATTCGCCGTCTCTGACCTCCAGCGAGACGTTCTTCAGGGCACGGGTACCGTCCGGGAACTGCTTGGAAAGGTTCTCGATGCGGATCATTCGCTTAAAGTGAGCGGCGCTCCGGTTCTCAGCCCTTCTTCGCGGATGCCTTCTGTTTCTGCTTCTCCTCGTCCTTGCGGAGATAATCCTGCAGGTCCAGACCCACATCCGCCACCATCTTCCGGACGGAGTCGTAAACCGAGTCGTCCACCTCGCGCAGGCCCTCGATCTCCGCTACTTCCATCAGCATCGCGCGCCCGTCGGGGCTGGCCGAGATATCCAGCAAAGCCTGTTTCAGCTTCCGGGCAACATCATCGGGCAGGTCTCCGCTGACAGCCACGTTGTCGTTCGGAATCTTGGCGGTCCGCCCGATGATGATCGTCTTCTCCTTGATGTCCGGGATGGTGCTCTTCACCCGGTCGCGCGCGTCCGAGCCGTATCCGCTGTAGCAGCTGCAGCCGTCCACCTGCCCGTTATAGAGCGCAATGATGGCCTTATCGTGCCCGCCCGCAAAGATCGGGGTGATGTCTGTGTCCGGGTCAATTCCGTGAGCCTTCAGCAGCTGCTTGGGATACAGCGTCCCCGATGTGGAGAGGGGGTCGCCGAATGCGAAGCGGCGTCCTTTGAGATCCTCGATCCGCTTCACCGGTCCGTCCTTGCGGGCCAGTATGATGCCCGTGTAGTCCGTGTGTCCGTCGCGTTCCGTTATCAGCAGGACCTTCGCCCCGTATTTACTGCTTGCCAGAACGTAGGACAGTGGTGCGAACCAGGCCACATCCACCCTGCCGGCGCCCATCGCCTCTATGACTGCCGCGTAACTGACCGGCACGGTCACCTCGATGGTGTAGCCTGTGCGCTTCTCCAGCTCCTTGGCCAGCCTTTCGGCGCTGAGGGTGATCTTCCCCGTGTCCAGCGAGGGGACGAAGGCCATCTTGATGGGGTTCGATGGGCTCCCAATGGGAGCCTTCTCTCCCGAGGGCCGCCCGCACCCGCCGGTGATCACGGCGGCCAGTGCAAGGCAGATGAGAATGCGAGGGTAGCCAGGACTTCTCAATGCGCGTGTCTCCTTCCCGTTCTCGGGCGCGGGGGGAACGCCCTTGCCGGTGCATCTTACGAGACTCTGGCCCGTAGTGTCCAGAGGCTGGGCGCGATGCAGCACCGGCGGTTGGCAGTTGAGCTTTGAAAGCTGCCGGTTCAGGGAGGAAAGTCGCAGGTCGGGTGGCGGCACTGGGGGGATGGCGGCCCTCGTTCCGGCCTTTTTTCACCGGGGCGGAAGGCCTTTCCTGGTCCTCGATCTGCCAGTCCGCTGCGTTCCTGCGGGCGACCTCGACGCTCCACTCAGAACCCTGGACTTGTCATACCCTGCCCGAGCGGCACGTTGCAGGCGCGCGTATCCAGATCCTGGCGTGAAGGTTTTGGGTTTCGACCCGTTCGCCACAGCCGGGCGGCTCAACCACCGTAGAAAAGGGGCCGCCCCCCAAGGAGCGGCCCGCACAACAGGTCAGATCGCTGCGGTGGCCTCAGGCGGCCTTCCTCGCGGAACGTCCCTCGCACAGTCCGAAGCTCCACCGTCTGACCCGGAGCGCTCTCCGTCAGACGCTCGTCCACCTTGAACTGGTTCACCAGCTCCTGAAGCTCCACCGCAGACCGCGCGAGCTCCTCCGCAGACGCACTCAGCTCCTCCACAGACGCGTTCTGCTCCTGCGTCGCCGCAGACACCTCCTGCGCCGCCGCCGCGTTCGCCTGACTGATCGCGGCAACCTCCTCCGTCGAACGCAGCACCTGAGCGCTGAACTCTCCCATCGTGTCCGCAGCCGCCGTGGACTGGCGCGTCTGCTCCGACACCGTCTCGATCGCCTGAGACACCACCGCAGAGGAGGAGTTCACCGTCTCAACAGCCCCGGAGACCTGCTGAATCTGGACCACCACACTCTCCACCGCCGAGGTGATCCGCTCCAGCGCCTCGCCCGCCTCCGCGGAAAGCTGCGTCCCGCTCTCCACCTCCCGGCTGCCAGCCTCCATCGCCTGAACCGCCTCCTGCGTCACAGACTGAATCTGAGCGATCAGGTTGGCGATCTCCTTGGTCTCCTTGCTGGAGCGCTCCGCCAGCTTGCGCACCTCGTCGGCCACCACGGCAAACCCCTTGCCGTGCTCGCCCGCCCTGGCCGCCTCGATCGCCGCGTTCAGCGCCAGCAGGTTGGTCTGCTCCGCAATGTCGTCAATGGCCTCCACAATGGCCCCGATCTGTTGCGAGGAGTCTCCCAGCTGGCGGATCGCCTCCGCAGCAGCTGCGGTCGCCTGACGGATGCGGTCCATACCCGCCACCGTCTTCTCCACGCTCTCCTGCCCGGCTCGGGCCACCTGAGCAACCTCCGTGGAGCTCTGCGCCACCGTCTCCGCCGTCCCCGCAACCCGCGAGATGCCGTCCGTGATCTCCCGCACACTGGCCACAGCAGACTCCACCACCTCCGCCTGCTGGCGGGCGCTGGCAGAAAGCTCAGCAATGACGCGCGAGAGCTCCTGGATATCGGCGGAAGCCTTCTCCACCTGAGTGGACTGCTCCGTGGAGCCGCGCGCCACATCCTCGATGGTCTGCGCGATCTGCTGGGAGGCGCGGCCGGTCTCCTGAGCGGTGGCGCTCATCTCCTGAGCGGAGGCGGCCACGCGCTGCGAGGTCCTCGCCAGCTGGACGATGCTGTCGTGGATCTTGGCCACAAACGTGTTGAACCAGGTGGCAAGCTCCGCAATCTCGTCCCGGCCCGACACCTCCAGACGCTGCGTCAGATCCCCCTCTCCCTCCGCTATGTCCTTGAGAGCGGCAGTGGCAGCCTCGATGGGCTTCACCACGCTCATCGCGATGAACACGCCAAAAGCGATGGCCACCGCCACGCCGAAAAGCATAAGAATCACGCCAGTGCGCACGGCGGAGGACATGGCGGAGTCCATTGCAGTGGTCGCAGCGGCGACGTCTTCGTTTTCAGCCTTGACGAGATCTTCCAGTTTGGCCGCCACCGCCAGCGCCGACTCGCGCGTGTCCAGGCTGGCCTTGAAGACGGTTGCATCCAGTTTCTCGACGGCCTCGCTCTTCAGCGAGTTACCAGCGGCGACCAACCGGTCCTTTTCCCGGGAGAGGGAGACAACCTGTTCGTGCTTGGACTTCCACTCGGCCCAGAGCGGCCGGAACTCATCCAGACGCTTCTTTGCCTCCTCGCTCATATTGAGCGATTCCAGCTCCTTCCACTGCTCGTCGGCGATCCCGTGATATTTGTCGATCCAACGGTACTGGGCCTGGCGGATCTGCGGCTCCATCATCCGCCGGTTCACCAGGCCACGCTCCGCGATCCAGATAGCATACATCGCAGTCTGGAGACGGCTGAACGCCTCGACTGCCGGCAGGTGAACCTCCGCCACCACTTTATACTGCTGCGAGGCAAACGTAAGACCTGCGATGCCCCTCCATCCGATAATGCCGGCAATGATTGCCACCACCAGGAACGCCCCGATCAGCCGGGGTTTGATGCGGATCTGTTCCAGTTTCATATACTCAGGACCCCTGAAAATGGTGGTTTTGTGGACCGATCCTGCCCATCTCTCCCGCTCACCCGCGCGCAGACACGCTTATCTGGAGCCCATCCGACGCTCCCGGTCCCACTGGCAATTGTCGGCTATCACACTTCGCGCAATGAGGGTGAAATTGCGACGAGTTGGACAGGAATATGCGGGGAGAGCTAATATCTAGCGAGATATTTCCAAGATGCAGCGAAAATGGATTGCAGTTTCTCGTGCTTATCCCCTGCCTATGGTGTTCCAGTAACTTGCTCCCAGGGCCTCTCCCTCTAAAGCGGTCGAGTAGCACGTCGGCAGGCGCGCGTATCGAGACCTAGGCCTGCCAGCTGTGGTTTCGAGTCGTCCGGCTACGCGGGACGGCGCAACCTCCGTAGGCTTCGAGCGGTCCTGGTCAAAGCTGCGGGCAGGGCAGACCGCGGAACCCCTCATTCCAACCGTTTCCCACAGGGGGAGAAGGCTTTCTCCGTCCAGACCGGTCGCCGTGGCCGGGCCAAGACTTCTGGACCGGCTGCCTGGGAAACTCCGCCGTCAGGCCTGCCGGATGAGCGTCCCGGTAGGTGGGACAATGCAAAGGAACCCCTCCCGCCAGGCGGGGAGAGGTTCCTTCCCGGTTGCTATGTCAGATCTGTCAGGCCCCGGCGCGCGGCTACTCGTCCAGCACTCC
The sequence above is drawn from the Armatimonadota bacterium genome and encodes:
- a CDS encoding nicotinamidase, translated to MTGSGAGRKEEHDFLDWLKGWKQGLPALSLADVLQENGGPEQAAVLCVDMVNGFAHEGPLASPRVRAIIPAVTALFQRAHQHGIRRFILPQDNHPPDSPEFGCWPAHCLAGTSESETIPELTGLSFSGLYRVVPKRSISSGIGTDLEDALGPEPLRLAICVGDCTDLCLYQLAMHLRLRANAKGESLRVIVPEDCVQTYDLPIAVATGIGAMPHPGDLLHDLFLYHMALNGVEVCRRLD
- the phnC gene encoding phosphonates import ATP-binding protein PhnC, producing MIRIENLSKQFPDGTRALKNVSLEVRDGEFVSIIGLSGAGKSTLLRCINRLVEPTSGRVVLDGIDVTSAPPDTLRRVRCMTGMIFQQFNLVKRATVLTNVLTGRLGTTPPLWSLVNRFRPEDYRDAMANLERVGIADKAHQKAGELSGGQQQRVAIARALMQRPRYILADEPVASLDPATSHSVLRYLEEVNRQDGLTVLCNLHVLSLARRYATRVIALKGGELVFDGLPEEIDENRFKAIYGQDAEELEIH
- a CDS encoding phosphonates-binding protein, giving the protein MRSPGYPRILICLALAAVITGGCGRPSGEKAPIGSPSNPIKMAFVPSLDTGKITLSAERLAKELEKRTGYTIEVTVPVSYAAVIEAMGAGRVDVAWFAPLSYVLASSKYGAKVLLITERDGHTDYTGIILARKDGPVKRIEDLKGRRFAFGDPLSTSGTLYPKQLLKAHGIDPDTDITPIFAGGHDKAIIALYNGQVDGCSCYSGYGSDARDRVKSTIPDIKEKTIIIGRTAKIPNDNVAVSGDLPDDVARKLKQALLDISASPDGRAMLMEVAEIEGLREVDDSVYDSVRKMVADVGLDLQDYLRKDEEKQKQKASAKKG